A single genomic interval of Adhaeribacter pallidiroseus harbors:
- a CDS encoding aminotransferase class IV, producing the protein MQQQYDSRNADIQVWVNGLCHRQEARVSVFDSAVQGGDAVWEGIRIYQGYAFLLEQHLDRLVESAHALAFAQVPDREEIKQSIFATLQANHMVDNAHIRLTLTRGEKITSGMDPRLNQAGCTLIVLAEHKPPVYDNATGIKLITSAIRRNSPQFLDSKIHHNNLLNNILAKIEANVAGADDAIMLDHLGFVAETNATNLFMVKHGTLYTPLPDACLPGLTRKLTLQLAQELQIPTREKNLSLTEFYNADEAFATGTMGELTPIQEIDGRRVINRQEGSVLTQLQTHFRTKISVYGVKLPF; encoded by the coding sequence ATGCAGCAACAGTATGATTCTCGCAACGCCGATATTCAAGTTTGGGTAAATGGTTTGTGTCACCGGCAGGAGGCCCGCGTTTCTGTTTTTGACAGTGCCGTGCAAGGCGGTGATGCCGTTTGGGAAGGTATCCGGATTTACCAAGGTTACGCCTTCTTGCTGGAGCAACACCTCGATCGTTTAGTAGAATCGGCGCATGCCCTGGCTTTTGCCCAGGTACCCGACCGGGAAGAAATTAAACAATCTATTTTTGCAACGTTGCAGGCCAACCATATGGTGGATAACGCCCATATCCGGCTTACGCTTACGCGGGGCGAAAAAATAACTTCCGGCATGGACCCGCGCTTAAACCAGGCCGGCTGCACTTTAATTGTATTGGCCGAACACAAACCGCCGGTATACGATAATGCTACGGGTATTAAATTAATTACCAGCGCCATTCGCCGGAATAGTCCGCAATTTCTGGATTCAAAAATTCACCATAATAATTTATTGAATAACATTCTGGCTAAAATAGAAGCTAACGTGGCCGGAGCCGATGATGCCATTATGCTGGATCATTTAGGCTTTGTGGCCGAAACCAATGCGACCAATTTGTTTATGGTGAAACACGGCACGCTTTATACGCCTTTGCCCGATGCCTGCTTGCCGGGACTTACGCGCAAGTTAACCCTGCAATTGGCCCAAGAGCTGCAAATACCCACCCGGGAGAAAAACCTATCGCTCACGGAGTTTTACAATGCCGACGAAGCTTTTGCCACCGGCACCATGGGCGAACTAACCCCCATTCAGGAAATAGATGGTCGCCGGGTTATTAACCGGCAAGAAGGATCGGTACTAACGCAATTGCAAACGCATTTCCGAACCAAAATTTCTGTTTACGGGGTAAAGCTGCCTTTCTGA